The sequence below is a genomic window from Mycobacteroides abscessus ATCC 19977.
TCATCGCGCAGCATGGCCACCTCATCGCGCGTGAGGCCGATCAGTGCGTCGAGTAGGTGCATCTGCTCGTCGGACGGTTCCAGCACCGCCCGGCGCACGTAGTTCACGATGGGCGGGTTGGCCTTCAGCATCGAGGTGACCGCGGCGTCCCGGGCGGCAACAAGCTTGCGCGGATCCTTTTCGGCGTCGACCGACCTCAGCGCCTCGACAAAGTAGTCCACCACCAATTGATCGACGGCCTCGCGCAGCCCGGCCTTGGTCTTGAAATGGTGCTGCACCAGCCCCAGCGTCACTCCTGCTTCGGATGCGACCGCACGCAAGGAAATTCGCTCCTCGCCGTACTGGGCGTACAGGTCCAGTGCGGTGTTGCGAATACGCGCCTTCGCGGTCAGGTCCTCATCGCTAGCGCGCGGGTTTGCCATGAGTG
It includes:
- a CDS encoding TetR/AcrR family transcriptional regulator, with product MANPRASDEDLTAKARIRNTALDLYAQYGEERISLRAVASEAGVTLGLVQHHFKTKAGLREAVDQLVVDYFVEALRSVDAEKDPRKLVAARDAAVTSMLKANPPIVNYVRRAVLEPSDEQMHLLDALIGLTRDEVAMLRDEGMAPTDRTASTQVVSVLVRQMGALLLQPLIDAAWDRVQSGDAPKPTLSIKVLD